One Scomber japonicus isolate fScoJap1 chromosome 1, fScoJap1.pri, whole genome shotgun sequence DNA window includes the following coding sequences:
- the socs4 gene encoding suppressor of cytokine signaling 4, whose translation MSEKKPRGSDTRPKCGIRSWSADSYIWRGKKRSRNSRNGSSPGGLEAEGTEELGVRSTSCPRRRRERKCSCTTLGDTLTSADIDAVCRKALSRRSLRQKFQDAVGQCLPLRSHHHHHHHHPPGSSRPSSVLFWSKRKIHVSELMQDKCPFSPKSELARCWHLIKNHVTHPNALKDLEATLKPSVSSSSISPPHTPLSWEDICCSPGPVGTSLEDGDTCPHGGAEGICSHTDYILVPDLLQINNNPCYWGVLNRFEAEELLEGQPEGTFLLRDSAQDEFLFSVSFRRYSRSLHARIEQNGKRFSFDVRDPCMYRDPSVTGLLRHYSDPATCLFFEPLLSQPLPRTFPFSLQHLCRALICSCTTYQGIENLPLPPQLRDYLQQYHIKCDGACAV comes from the coding sequence ATGTCAGAGAAGAAACCACGAGGCTCAGACACTCGTCCCAAATGTGGCATCCGCAGTTGGAGTGCTGACAGTTATATTTGGCGAGGGAAGAAGCGCTCACGAAACTCTCGCAATGGGTCGAGTCCAGGAGGGCTTGAAGCAGAGGGGACAGAGGAGCTGGGTGTGCGTTCAACATCCTGTCCGAGGCGGcgtagagagagaaaatgtagctgCACCACACTTGGGGACACGTTGACGTCTGCAGACATTGATGCAGTGTGTCGAAAGGCCTTGTCCCGGCGATCGCTGCGGCAGAAGTTCCAGGATGCTGTGGGGCAGTGTTTACCTCTGCGCtctcaccatcaccatcatcatcaccacccaCCGGGCTCCTCTCGTCCCTCCTCGGTGCTCTTCTGGTCCAAACGCAAGATCCACGTCTCGGAGCTCATGCAGGACAAGTGTCCCTTCTCACCCAAGTCTGAACTTGCCCGCTGTTGGCACCTTATAAAAAATCACGTCACCCATCCGAATGCCCTCAAGGACCTGGAGGCTACCCTCAAACCCAGTGTTTCATCGTCTTCCATCtccccaccacacacacccctctcctGGGAGGACATCTGCTGCTCCCCTGGGCCTGTGGGCACCAGTCTGGAGGACGGGGATACTTGTCCTCATGGGGGAGCAGAGGGCATCTGCAGCCACACGGACTACATCCTGGTTCCTGATCTCCTCCAGATCAACAACAACCCCTGCTACTGGGGGGTGTTGAACCGCTTTGAGGCAGAGGAGCTCCTAGAGGGTCAACCAGAGGGAACCTTTCTGCTCCGAGACTCTGCCCAGGATGAGTTCCTCTTCTCGGTCAGCTTTCGACGCTACAGCCGCTCCCTGCATGCACGCATTGAGCAGAACGGCAAACGTTTCAGCTTTGATGTGCGGGACCCATGCATGTACCGAGATCCCAGTGTGACAGGCCTGCTGAGACACTACAGTGACCCAGCCACCTGCCTCTTCTTTGAGCCCCTTCTTTCCCAGCCGTTACCCAGgacctttcctttctccctccagcACCTGTGCAGGGCTTTGATCTGTAGCTGCACCACATACCAGGGCATAGAGAACCTGCCACTGCCGCCTCAGCTCAGGGACTACCTCCAACAGTATCACATCAAGTGTGACGGGGCCTGTGCTGTGTGA